The DNA region TTACTCTGCCTGCAAAAAAAGCTAATGTCACCATCACAGCCGCCCAAGTGGTTGCGCCTGCTAGGTTATATAAGAAGAATTTTGGGAACGGTATTTCTGCAATTCCAGCTAAAGGAGCCGCAAAAATTCGCAACAAAGCGAAAAACCTACCAAAAAATACAGCTTTAATAGCATTTTGACTAAATTGCTCTTTAATATTGAGTAATTTTTCTTCAGAAATTCTAAATATTTTCCCGATTTGCAACAGGAAAGGCCAGCCTCCCAGTCTACCAATCCAATAGCCGCAAGCACCGCCAATCATAGCACCTGCAACAGCATCACCCACAACTAACCAGTAACTTAGTTCATCACTACCAGCTAGAAACCCACCGACAAGGGTGACGGTTTCACCAGGAAGAGGAATGCCCAAGTTTTCTAGTAAAATTCCCAAAAAAATTGCCCAGTAACCATACTGGTGAGCAAATTCCTGGATGTTTTCTAGTGAAATAAATTCAAGAGACATCCCGCACCGCCGCCTTTACAATTTTTTACCTTTACTCTATCTTGGCGTGTTTGTGGCTGGAGTGTCAATCAACGTACTGTTTTAACAACTCTTATTAGTTTTAAGGGAGCAGAGGTTAGAGGCTGGAGGTTAGAGGTTAGATAAATTTACTTCACTGGCATAGAAACCGCAGTATATTGCCTTACTGATAGCTTAGGCTTGATGATAATTATAACTTATTTGGTATTGACTATTATGCTTTTAAGCGGTACTAGCACAGTTGCATAGTATCTCTAACAAATCAATAAATTTTTTATGAAAAATTTACAAAAATCTCGCTAAATTATGAAAATTTTGTAAAAGCTATTATTGATACTGAATTTACTAGGCGTTTGTGCCTATATTTAGAAGAGTTAGTACAAATTATTACGGCATGAATACGTAAGCTAATTCAATCAAGTTCACAGCACTTGCGAGTTAGCAGTTTTTCATTCTTGGAACCGTGCAGTATTGATGTCAATTTTCATTTTGTCCAGTAGTTCAACTACCCAGATAAATACATGACTATCGCACAAGAATTGCAAGTGGTTTTATTTAAACCCCAAGGGAGCATAGACTTGCAGGGTGGTATGGCTCTTAGCCAAAGTATGGCAGAAGTAATACCCCAGCCTGATCAACTTTGGGTCATTGACCTCGCAGAAGTAGATTTCATGGATAGTTCTGGTTTAGTGCCGTTAGTTAAAGCACTGACAACAGCCCGACAATGCGGTTGTCGATTAGTGATTTGTAATGCCAAAGCGCCTGTAAGGTTAATTTTAGAACTGACCCAGTTGGATTCGGTTTTTGAAATTTTTAACACTTACGAAGACATCACCAATGTGATTAATAAACAGCCTTTGTCATTAGCAAGCTAACTTATTATTATAGCAATAAAAATGGTTGGTGTCTAACAAGAACAATTACAGCGTTTTTCGATTGAGTGCAGTACAAGTTGATCGGGGATAGAGGCTAGAGGCTGGATTGATGTACCTCATTGAAATGAAAAATGCTGTAATGTTGATAGCGATCGCTAGATTGCTGTAGGGCTAAAATTTTGCACCCGCACAAAGTCAATAAAATAAAAGTCTCAACTTACGAACAGTGAAGACTTTGAGAGCCTGTGATTGCAGGCTTTATTTTTTTAAGCATTTTGTACCGCCGAAACATTTCCTTGTCCTGTAGCAGGGCGAGGAAAGTTCGGTAAGTCAATACCACTGTGGCTGGAGTTACGAGTTTTTAGCGCCAAACGATAGCTGACACTTTGCAGTTCTGCTTGCAGCTTGCGGTTTTCTCTTTGCAGAACGGCAACTTTTTCTCTGATGGGAGTCATTCGTTCCTCAAACTTCCGGCGATAAATTTGAGGTAATTCTTGTACTACCTGCTCCAACATCCGGCTGCGGTCTGTTAATTCTTGGACAGACTGGCGCAGTTGATAAATTTCGCCATCACGAGTGGCGATTTGCTCTTGATAAAAAGTTACCTGCTGCTCAACAGCTTGTAATTGTTCTCGTAACGCTTGCAACTGACTTAAATCGCGCTCTGATTCAGAACGTTGGGGCATGAAATTAGCATTGCCCTTCACCAGCCGAAAGAGTTCTTGAGATAACTGCTGCACTAATTGGTCTCGCAGTTGCAGCTCTTGGCGCAATTGCGAGACTTCTTGAGAGAGAGCTTGGATGTTGGGTATGTCAGTTTGGCTCACAGTGGCTTACAGCTCCCGTTGACGAATCTTGGATCATCTTAGGTATAACGGCGATCGTACTGCCTTTGGCAAGTACTTGTTAATTTAGCATTCCCAACCGAAGCACAAAAAAGTCAAAGGTAAAAAAAATTTTTGTTTTACTGTATCCAGTACTGAGTTTTGTAGTATAAAAACTCAGTACTGGGTACTTAATTATGTCCTTAGTACAGTATGGCGTAAATCAAGCAAGCAATTGAAACAAGTGCAAAACTGAGAAGAAAAACACTCTTTCTTTTTACGTTTGCCTTCTTACAAAGTTAGGCGGGACGGAAACCGACACCGCCTACTTTGCGCTTTTTACGTTTGCCTTTTTGTACTATGCAGTTACGGCAACTTTTTCTGCTGCTGGTGCTGCAACTTCTTGCTTGATGGTCAAGTAGCGAATTACTTCTTCACTCAAACGCATAGCACGTTCTAAAGGAGCAACAATGGTTCCTGGCCCGGTGTAGTTTAGTTGGATGTAGATTCCATCCCGTTGCTTTTTGATTTCGTAAGCCAGACGACGCTTACCCCGATTTTGAATTTCAATATTTTCGGCACCTTGCTCTTGAATCAAGGTTTGGTATTTAGCGATCGCTTGATCTACCTGTTCGTCATTGAGATCAGGACGCAGGATATACATTGTTTCGTAAACTGTGGACATGAGTTGAAAATCCCCTTTTGGACAAGTTGGCTGCTTGCGTTAAATGATACAAATATTCCTAGAGAATATTCGTACACTTCAACATCTGAAGCAACAAGGAACTATAATTTTACCAGTTTTTTATATGAATCATCAGCAAAATCTGCCGAAATTCGTACTTTAGCCAAAAGTTATTTTATGGATGAGAAGGAGTCAATGAGAAAAAAGGGGGTAGAGGGGGACGGGATGTTGTACCTATTTGCCTGCTCTACGCAGGGGATCTGGGTAAAATTCTCTCTTCTGCTCCCCATCACCGAATCTTGCTCCCCCCTGCTCCCGGCTCTTTTTGCCCCGCCTCTTCCGGTAAACAACCGCAAATTAATTGATCTATTGGCTGAACCAACAGGTATGCTTCCCAAAGGGGGCTATTAACTCCTGACTTTCATTGCTGAAGATTCTTTGTGCTTAAAACTCTTAATTGCAGACAATAAGGATATTATCAAGGTTATGGCACAGCGTTATGTGCGAGTTCAAAATCCAGAAGGCAAAATTTACTATGGTTTGCTCCAACTATCTCTGAATGTACAGGTGTTGGATGCGCCGCCTTGGTTACAGGGACAACCAACAGATTTAGTGTTAGCACCCGATAGTTACCAAATTCTGTCTCCTTGCGCTCCCTCAAAAATTATAGCGGTTGGTAAAAATTATGCAGACCACGCAGCAGAGATGGGAACATCTGTACCGAGTGAGCCATTGATTTTTCTCAAACCGCCAACATCGATTATTGCGACTGAAGCCAATATCAAATATCCCCTTCAGTCTCACAGAGTTGATTATGAAGGTGAATTAGCCTTGATAATTGGCGATCGCGCTTGTGACTGCACCCCAGAAGAAGCTCAAACCAAAATTTGGGGTTATACAATCGCTAATGATGTGACAGCGCGAGATTTACAACAAAAAGATGGTCAATGGACGAGAGCCAAGGGGTTTGATACCTTTTGTCCCCTAGGCCCTTGGATTGTCCGAGAATTAAATCCAGGTGCAAGATTGCAGACTTTCATCAACGATGAACCAAATCCCGTACAATCTGCGGGGATTGATCAGATGGTTTTTCCTCCTGATGTTTTGGTATCTTACATCAGTAAAGTGATGACCCTGATACCAGGGGATGTGGTACTAACGGGTACACCATTGGGTATTGGCCCTTTGCACATAGGCGATCGCATCCGAGTAGAAATCGAAGGCATTGGTCGTCTAGAAAACACCATCGTAGCCCGTTAAGCTGTGCTGAGTCACAAAACTAGCCCCTAGCCTCTAGCCTCTAATTCATACATCCAGTTACCGTACCTGCATATAAACAGCATCGGAAATTGCGGGAATTTCTGCGTAACGTCCCAAAAGCGACTGGATGACTGAATATCCTACTGCTGCTACGATGCCAAGGAAAATAGTGCTGTAGAGAGTTTGCAGGGCAAAGCCACCATTAGGAATTAGCCCTACAATATCAGTCAGGATGCCACACAAAAAGATAATAATGTCTAACAGAATTGCTTGCATGGTGTTGAAACGAATGAAGTGGGAAATATTTTCGTTTCTGACTACTAACAGCCATAAAGCAAAGAAAATAATTAATCCAGCAAATCTGACACGCCTATATAATGACCATAAAATTAGTACAGGCCCAAACACAACTGTCAGCGCCGGGAACTGTTGTAACAAAACAAAACCAAAACTTAGTACCTCAATCAAAGGTAGTAAATAAGGTAAACAAGCAAAAATGCGATCGGAAAAGTTTGTCGAACCACGCCAGGCCATTTTGCGTTCTCCTGTGGCAGAATTTTCAGAGTTACTTGAGCCTAGGATAACGCAGTTGTCTAGTCTCCCAGAAGCGAGAATCAGCGAATCTCGGCAATCCGAAAGCCCATGATACACTCATACTGCTCTGGTTGTTGTTCGGTGAGTTTGCGAATAGCTTGACCACAATGCAGTTGTCCACCATTCCACCGGGGTTGACCACTCCTATTCGCCAGTACACAAGACTGACACACCTGCTCAGGAGCAAGGATTTGATCATCCATTAAAATGACTAACATCCAACAACCTCCTGTAAATTTCCAAATTATTGATCTTGGTTCAGCTAAAAAAATTTTTGTTGGTAGCTCAAAAACTGCTGGTGACAGAATTTACCCAAGTTCTACATCAAAGCCAAATTGCTTTGGTGTAAAAATTCAGCACTCAGGAGTCAGAAGTCAGAATAATAAAGTCCAGTAGTAAGTCAGGAAATAAATTTATCAAATATTGTTCCTGATTCTTTAACCCTTCTGACTCCTGAATTCTGACGCTTTGGTTTAGCTGCTTAGTTGGGCTGTGCTGCTCCTCTAAAGTTGTTTTTGAGAAAAATGAGGTTAATCGCCAAAGATTCCTCAGTGAACCTTAACTTTATTTTATGTTGAGTTTTTCGGAGATTGAGTTATGAAGTCATAACTCAATACATAAATTTTTAACCCAATGTTAAGTAATGTTTGTTGTATTCTCTAGATAACTGTTAAGTTCATGTTCCAGAAAGAGCTTTATAATAATTAACACATCAATGGGACTTAATCGGGCTGGGAGCTAAGTAATCAATTTTAGTTACTACCAATAGTGAATAGTCGGCAGTCAATAAATCTGGCAATGTAAACCTTTGACTGCGAGTTATTACTTTGAAACTCAGTTCCAAAAAATACCATTGTCCAAATTTCCACTAAGGATAGTTAAAGTGACTAGGACTAATTCAGATTTTCTTGCATCTTCTGACCCCGCGATCGCCGGATTAATCAATGAAGAACTCCAGCGTCAACGCGACCACTTAGAGTTGATTGCGAGTGAAAACTTTACCTCTGCGGCTGTACTGGCGGCTCAAGGTTCAGTCTTAACTAATAAATATGCTGAAGGACTGCCCGGTAAACGTTATTATGGCGGCTGTGAATTTGTTGATAAAGTCGAACAAATTGCCATTGACCGAGCTAAACAAATGTTTGGTGCGGCTCATGCTAACGTCCAACCCCATTCCGGCGCACAAGCCAACTTTGCAGTTTTCCTGACTTTACTCGAACCAGGCGACAAAATCATGGGGATGGATTTGTCTCATGGTGGACACCTGACTCACGGTTCGCCTGTTAACGTTTCGGGTAAGTGGTTCCAAGTCAGTCACTACGGTGTTAGTAAAGAAACAGAACAACTCGACTACGACCAAATTCGAGAGCTGGCGTTAAGGGAGCGTCCAAAGCTGTTGATTTGTGGTTATTCGGCTTATCCTCGGATTATTGACTTTGAAAAATTCCGTAGTATTGCTGATGAAGTTGGTGCTTATTTACTAGCGGATATTGCTCACATCGCTGGTTTAGTGGCTTCTGGCTTACATCCCGATCCCATTCCTTACTGTGATGTGGTCACAACGACTACTCACAAAACCTTGCGCGGCCCCAGAGGCGGATTAATCTTAACTAAAGATGCCGAATTGGGTAAAAAGCTGGATAAATCAGTTTTTCCTGGAACTCAAGGCGGGCCTTTAGAACACGTCATTGCAGGTAAAGCAGTGGCTTTTGGTGAAGTTTTAAAGCCAGAGTTTAAAACCTATTCTGCACAGGTAATTGAAAATGCACGAGCTTTAGCCACACAACTGCAAAACCGTGGTTTAAAGTTGGTATCTGATGGTACAGATAACCATTTGATGCTTGTAGATTTACGCTCCATTGGTTTGACAGGTAAACAAGCCGATCAACTGGTAAGCGGTGTAAATATTACTGCAAATAAAAATACCGTACCCTTTGATCCCCAATCACCATTTGTTACCAGTGGTTTGAGACTAGGTTCTCCTGCCATGACTACCAGAGGATTGGGTGTAGCAGAGTTTACCGAAATTGGTGATATTATTGCCGATCGCCTGCTCAACCCCGAATCAGAAGCAGTCGCAGCTGATTGTAAACGTCGAGTAGGGGCATTGTGCGATCGCTTCCCCCTATATCCCCACCTGCAAATTCCCGTACCCGCACTAGCATAAAGTCAAAAGTCAAAAGTCAAAAGGCAAAAGAATCATTGGTTTTTCCTTTTGCCTTTTAGCTTTTGACTAAAAAATCTTCTGCTGATAAAAACCGAAAATGTAGTAGATATTAAGTAGAACCCTCCCTCGGTAGAGTTTTGTCTTAACCACTACTTAATTTAAAATACAGATGCCTGCTCAGATTTATCATCTGATTGCCTTCCTGGTCGCAGCCGTAGTCGTTCTCTGGACTACGCCTGATATAAAAAACATTGGTATAAAAAGTGGAACTGTAGATAAACCCGGTGGTCGAAAAGTTCATGAACGCCCGATGGTACGTCTGGGTGGAGTTTCTATCTTCGCAGGTACTCTCATTTCTCTACTCATTGTTTGGTGGCTAGGTGGATTTGCCAATTTACCGCCTGACAAAGAATGGCAAATTTGGGGTGTTACCTTGGGGGGTTTGGGCTTTTTTCTCATTGGTTTAGCAGACGATTTACTCAATCTGTCTCCCTTGGGAAGATTGATTTTACAAGTAATCGTTGCTGCTGGCGCGTGGAAAGCAGGTGTAAGTATAGACTTTATCACAGTCCCCACTATCGGCATAGTTGACCTAAACTGGCTAAGTTTACCAATCACTGTAATTTGGCTGGTGGGGATGGTGAACGCTATCAACTGGATTGACGGTTTGGATGGTTTAGCGGCTGGTGTGTCGGGAATTGCAGCCATAGTTATGCTTTTGGTGTCTTTATTTATGCACCAACCAGCCGCAGCTTTAATTGCAGCTGCTTTAGCTGGCGCAGCATTAGGTTTTCTCCGCTATAATTTCAACCCGGCCCAAATCTTTATGGGAGATGGCGGGTCTTATTTTATGGGATTCACCTTAGCGGCTGTAGGCGTAATTGGTTTGGTGAAAGTTCCAGCCTTTACCGCCGTAATTTTGCCTTATTTAATTTTGGCAGTACCAATTTTAGATATGTCAGCAGTGATTTTGACACGCCTTCGCCGTGGTCAATTGCCTTGGGTAGCAGATAGATGTCACTTACACCACCGATTACTACAAGCTGGTTTATCTCATCGCTGGACTGTGTTATTTATTTATACACTCACGCTCTGGGTTGGCAGTTTAGCCTTAGCCGTAGCTGGTATCCCTAGTGGTATTGCTTATGCTTTTGGTGCTACTTCATTGCTAACTTACACCAGTTGGCGAGTTTGGAAACGCTCTCAGCAAAAGTAAAAACTAGCAAGGTAAAAGAAATACAGTATTATGAACTACCCCTGGCTAACTTCGTTTGAGCCAGGGGTTTCTACATCCCCTAGCGTAGCCTGAGATTTTTGACGCTTCATTTGACCCAGGTTCTTCATGCTTCCCGCAGTCTTACGGGTACATGAAGTAGAGCTAGAATCATCTGCATCTGCGAGGTTCGTTCCAAACCCCAGTAGTCGATTTGAGTGCCAAAGCAAAAGGACTTCAGATGATGCGATATCACGCTGTTGAGTGTATCCACAATTACTGCAAATATGCACTCGCTGGTCTAAAGTTTTCTTTTCTTGATGACCACATTTAGGGCAAGTTTGAGATGGTTTAATTTTCTTGGTTGGTGCTTCAACAAATACGCCACTAACATCGTCCAACTTAGCCTTAAGAGATTGTTTAATCATCCCCATACCAACATCAAGAATTGATTTATTGAGACCAGATTTCTGCTTTTTACGTTTGCCCTTCGTAGCTTTGGCACTTATGTTTTTAACTTCTAGTTTTTCAGTTACTACCGTGCTATTACCGCTAACTATTCGTGTAGTAATTTGATGAGCCCAGTTCTGCCTTTGATTAGCTACTTTTCGATATAACTTGCTAATCTGAGATTGAACTTTCTTCCATCTCCTAGAAGCTTTCTGTTTTTTCTTATAGTTAGGTGAACGTTTACGCCGCTTACCCTTACTTAATTGTTTGATTTTCTGTTCGGCATTCCTAAAAAATCTAGGAGCAGGAATCAACCCATTTTCTTCTCCATTAGTCCAAGCAATTGCATCATTGCATCCCAAATCAATTGCAACAACACCATCATCTGTTTTGCGGCTATTGCTTAATAGTTCATCATCTACATCTAAAACTATAGATGCGTACCATTTACCATTGCGGTGAACAATATCTAAAGCTTTGGGATGAC from Aulosira sp. FACHB-615 includes:
- a CDS encoding DedA family protein, yielding MSLEFISLENIQEFAHQYGYWAIFLGILLENLGIPLPGETVTLVGGFLAGSDELSYWLVVGDAVAGAMIGGACGYWIGRLGGWPFLLQIGKIFRISEEKLLNIKEQFSQNAIKAVFFGRFFALLRIFAAPLAGIAEIPFPKFFLYNLAGATTWAAVMVTLAFFAGRVISLEQLVAWVSQFAIAALLILVAVIVIPLWLESRQVKRAAGE
- a CDS encoding STAS domain-containing protein; this encodes MTIAQELQVVLFKPQGSIDLQGGMALSQSMAEVIPQPDQLWVIDLAEVDFMDSSGLVPLVKALTTARQCGCRLVICNAKAPVRLILELTQLDSVFEIFNTYEDITNVINKQPLSLAS
- a CDS encoding Npun_F5560 family protein, translating into MSQTDIPNIQALSQEVSQLRQELQLRDQLVQQLSQELFRLVKGNANFMPQRSESERDLSQLQALREQLQAVEQQVTFYQEQIATRDGEIYQLRQSVQELTDRSRMLEQVVQELPQIYRRKFEERMTPIREKVAVLQRENRKLQAELQSVSYRLALKTRNSSHSGIDLPNFPRPATGQGNVSAVQNA
- the rpsF gene encoding 30S ribosomal protein S6, coding for MSTVYETMYILRPDLNDEQVDQAIAKYQTLIQEQGAENIEIQNRGKRRLAYEIKKQRDGIYIQLNYTGPGTIVAPLERAMRLSEEVIRYLTIKQEVAAPAAEKVAVTA
- a CDS encoding fumarylacetoacetate hydrolase family protein, producing MAQRYVRVQNPEGKIYYGLLQLSLNVQVLDAPPWLQGQPTDLVLAPDSYQILSPCAPSKIIAVGKNYADHAAEMGTSVPSEPLIFLKPPTSIIATEANIKYPLQSHRVDYEGELALIIGDRACDCTPEEAQTKIWGYTIANDVTARDLQQKDGQWTRAKGFDTFCPLGPWIVRELNPGARLQTFINDEPNPVQSAGIDQMVFPPDVLVSYISKVMTLIPGDVVLTGTPLGIGPLHIGDRIRVEIEGIGRLENTIVAR
- a CDS encoding Tic20 family protein translates to MAWRGSTNFSDRIFACLPYLLPLIEVLSFGFVLLQQFPALTVVFGPVLILWSLYRRVRFAGLIIFFALWLLVVRNENISHFIRFNTMQAILLDIIIFLCGILTDIVGLIPNGGFALQTLYSTIFLGIVAAVGYSVIQSLLGRYAEIPAISDAVYMQVR
- the glyA gene encoding serine hydroxymethyltransferase — protein: MTRTNSDFLASSDPAIAGLINEELQRQRDHLELIASENFTSAAVLAAQGSVLTNKYAEGLPGKRYYGGCEFVDKVEQIAIDRAKQMFGAAHANVQPHSGAQANFAVFLTLLEPGDKIMGMDLSHGGHLTHGSPVNVSGKWFQVSHYGVSKETEQLDYDQIRELALRERPKLLICGYSAYPRIIDFEKFRSIADEVGAYLLADIAHIAGLVASGLHPDPIPYCDVVTTTTHKTLRGPRGGLILTKDAELGKKLDKSVFPGTQGGPLEHVIAGKAVAFGEVLKPEFKTYSAQVIENARALATQLQNRGLKLVSDGTDNHLMLVDLRSIGLTGKQADQLVSGVNITANKNTVPFDPQSPFVTSGLRLGSPAMTTRGLGVAEFTEIGDIIADRLLNPESEAVAADCKRRVGALCDRFPLYPHLQIPVPALA
- a CDS encoding glycosyltransferase family 4 protein, encoding MPAQIYHLIAFLVAAVVVLWTTPDIKNIGIKSGTVDKPGGRKVHERPMVRLGGVSIFAGTLISLLIVWWLGGFANLPPDKEWQIWGVTLGGLGFFLIGLADDLLNLSPLGRLILQVIVAAGAWKAGVSIDFITVPTIGIVDLNWLSLPITVIWLVGMVNAINWIDGLDGLAAGVSGIAAIVMLLVSLFMHQPAAALIAAALAGAALGFLRYNFNPAQIFMGDGGSYFMGFTLAAVGVIGLVKVPAFTAVILPYLILAVPILDMSAVILTRLRRGQLPWVADRCHLHHRLLQAGLSHRWTVLFIYTLTLWVGSLALAVAGIPSGIAYAFGATSLLTYTSWRVWKRSQQK
- a CDS encoding RNA-guided endonuclease TnpB family protein, giving the protein MALRRATFRLYPTKKVNDLLHYHRRLHKELYNSAVSNRITSYKKFGKSVSYFEQQNCLPEFKEVWTEYKQINSQALQATLKRVDLAFTRFFKGLGGYPKFKSIRRYSGWGYPSFTGWKCHSTGDNGYLELAKIGSIQMRGKARLWGHPKALDIVHRNGKWYASIVLDVDDELLSNSRKTDDGVVAIDLGCNDAIAWTNGEENGLIPAPRFFRNAEQKIKQLSKGKRRKRSPNYKKKQKASRRWKKVQSQISKLYRKVANQRQNWAHQITTRIVSGNSTVVTEKLEVKNISAKATKGKRKKQKSGLNKSILDVGMGMIKQSLKAKLDDVSGVFVEAPTKKIKPSQTCPKCGHQEKKTLDQRVHICSNCGYTQQRDIASSEVLLLWHSNRLLGFGTNLADADDSSSTSCTRKTAGSMKNLGQMKRQKSQATLGDVETPGSNEVSQG